A genome region from Bufo gargarizans isolate SCDJY-AF-19 chromosome 2, ASM1485885v1, whole genome shotgun sequence includes the following:
- the LOC122928975 gene encoding serine protease inhibitor swm-1-like isoform X2 — translation MGFFKLSAVFLLALLQWKVHGDDIQPLNCPPNSKYDVIGMCDTNCSNIGKPLKGPCFDIGILSCKCDEGLLPQTGTHDENVQCVKPEDCKVPCGPNQHYKFCGSSCPATCKEPKGPENCLAVCSPRCVCNEGYVLSGKTCVKPTEC, via the exons ATGGGCTTCTTCAAATTATCTGCTGTCTTCTTGCTTGCAC TCTTGCAGTGGAAGGTCCACGGTGATGACATACAAC CTTTGAATTGTCCTCCAAACAGCAAATATGACGTCATTGGGATGTGTGACACAAACTGCTCCAATATAGGTAAACCTCTTAAAGGACCTTGTTTTGATATTGGAATACTATCCTGTAAGTGTGACGAAGGACTCCTGCCTCAGACCGGGACTCATGATGAAAATGTACAGTGCGTCAAACCAGAAGACTGCAAAGTCCCCTGTGGTCCCAACCAGCACTATAAGTTCTGCGGATCCAGCTGCCCAGCAACATGTAAAGAACCAAAGGGTCCTGAAAACTGTCTTGCAGTGTGTTCTCCAAGATGTGTCTGTAATGAGGGATATGTTCTTTCTGGAAAAACGTGTGTAAAGCCAACAGAATGTTAA
- the LOC122928975 gene encoding serine protease inhibitor swm-1-like isoform X1: MGFFKLSAVFLLALLQWKVHGDDIQPLNCPPNSKYDVIGMCDTNCSNIGKPLKGPCFDIGILSCKCDEGLLPQTGTHDENVQCVKPEDCKVPCGPNQHYKFCGSSCPATCKEPKGPENCLAVCSPRCVCNEGYVLSGKTCVKPTEC; this comes from the exons TCTTGCAGTGGAAGGTCCACGGTGATGACATACAAC CTTTGAATTGTCCTCCAAACAGCAAATATGACGTCATTGGGATGTGTGACACAAACTGCTCCAATATAGGTAAACCTCTTAAAGGACCTTGTTTTGATATTGGAATACTATCCTGTAAGTGTGACGAAGGACTCCTGCCTCAGACCGGGACTCATGATGAAAATGTACAGTGCGTCAAACCAGAAGACTGCAAAGTCCCCTGTGGTCCCAACCAGCACTATAAGTTCTGCGGATCCAGCTGCCCAGCAACATGTAAAGAACCAAAGGGTCCTGAAAACTGTCTTGCAGTGTGTTCTCCAAGATGTGTCTGTAATGAGGGATATGTTCTTTCTGGAAAAACGTGTGTAAAGCCAACAGAATGTTAA